The Papaver somniferum cultivar HN1 unplaced genomic scaffold, ASM357369v1 unplaced-scaffold_107, whole genome shotgun sequence genome includes a region encoding these proteins:
- the LOC113328361 gene encoding probable polygalacturonase At1g80170 encodes MWLMFVTREKELELIFWDEMPDNSPLWSTFYVQGGNGYAKDSYFKNLNVDTVSNPIITDQYYYAVAGAFALQGGNGYAKDWYFKNLNVYTVSNPIITDQYYYAVAGACALQNVTYEHFTGTSATQASVVVNCSPAILCTDLTFNTILLSPAKWGEIVKSVCINAHGERAGLLHPKIPCLLN; translated from the exons ATGTGGTTGATGTTTGTGACTAGAGAGAAGGAACTTGAGCTTATTTTTTGGGATGAAATGCCCGACAATTCACCTTTATGGTCTACTTTCTATGTTCAG gGTGGTAATGGATATGCAAAGGATTCGTATTTTAAGAATCTCAATGTTGATACTGTTTCCAACCCTATAATCACTGATCAATATTACTACGCAGTGGCAGGTGCCTTCGCGCTTCAG GGTGGTAATGGATATGCAAAGGACTGGTACTTTAAGAACCTTAATGTTTATACTGTTTCCAACCCTATAATCACTGATCAATATTACTACGCAGTGGCAGGTGCCTGCGCGCTTCAG AATGTGACATACGAGCATTTCACTGGAACATCAGCTACACAAGCATCAGTGGTTGTAAACTGCAGTCCAGCTATTCTTTGCACTGACCTAACGTTTAATACCATATTATTATCGCCTGCAAAATGGGGAGAAATTGTTAAGTCAGTTTGTATTAATGCTCATGGAGAAAGAGCTGGATTGCTTCATCCTAAGATACCATGTCTGCTTAATTGA